The following nucleotide sequence is from Lytechinus pictus isolate F3 Inbred chromosome 10, Lp3.0, whole genome shotgun sequence.
gcattagtgattgcaatattcaaatgctcataactttctcattatttgtctgatttttctcaaactgtctttgttcttattctttgatttttctgtttcgacacaagcctacttgttccaaaggtttcattcccctttaattgaaTAATTctgcatgtatatatttttacaaacgGACACAAGAAACTAAATAGAAAGTTGAATGTTGGAAAAACTATGGTGGAATGGGTGAAAGGAAGAGGCTTACCATTGAAAGGGAAAGAATGGTATGCCTAGAAGAAAAATTAGCATATTAGGAATCCGATACTTCTAATACATGAATTAAATCTATGTCGACAGTATAACATCTAAATTATCcaggtcaaatttcattttacgTGTATAATTTCATTAATGGTCCAATTTCAACTAAAACATAATGACCATAAAGCTATTGAACACTGGCAAATGATCACCAGTAGAGGGCAGCATACAGTACAAATCCACTACCTCAAACTAATCCCACCATGTATACACATATGCTTCACTAAGACATGAATGTACAATTCAGCATGTATCTGTTATCTGGGCAGGAAATCTCATTATTGGCAGGCTACATTGTGTTTCATGCTCTCATTggcattttatttaatttccctTTCAATTACTCCCTACTGTAGGCAAGGGAAAGAAATATGGCATTGATATATACACTAATGCTAGGGATTTGAAAGTATTAAGTGAAATagatcaaaatgaaaatgtggaatATTCATCTTTGTATTTAAGCAAAATGTTCCAAAGTCTTCATGTACATATAAAacaggaaggaaaaaaaatcaagttgcggtggattttttaaatatttggcCGCACGTAACAAAGTTGATGGCTGGCCAACTGGATTTATTGGTTGTCCTGGCCAGCACCAGCATGCAGCAGAGCAGCCCCAGGAGTGCAGCTCATTTAAATTACAATTTATAAAGTGATTTAGCTAATCAAATTTAGATTAGAGTTACACTAGTGGTCCTGAAATTCAATCGATTGGGGATAGAGTTATATGTGATTATCGATGaggtatataaaacaaatatggaCTGCTCTGTTTTCAGATGACAGTGTAAATCATCCCTCTCTGTGCTTTTCATACCGGCCCTTCTATCACCCCATGGCCAAGGCCTCGTGGTGATAGTACGGCCGGTATGCAAAGCACCTCGGGAATGACAATCTACAGTCATCCTCATGCGCAgtcaatatttgtatatttgatCAGAGAATGATCAAATGGAATTTCAGCTTAgtgtaaattcattatttttaaatgtaattaaaGAGGATTTCATGTGAAGTAGCGACTGTATCATACTACTTTTCATCAGGAAAAATATATTGCATGGGGGCTCGGGGTAATTTCGCCACTGAAATGCTCAAGAGAGccctgacaaataaaaaaaggccTGGGAAATCCCCATTCCCTGCAATGTTAAAACTTATCAAATATTGCAATTCAAtgcagtaagttgtgaaaagtagcccccaaaatgaaagaaaaaatacttgCTTCTTATAGgttccatgagcctaattacaacaggagggctaaagatattcgttcgacccaacccattcaaattttttcaatttgatattgctgagtgacaaaagtgtatgaatataattgacaatctaacactgattctaaaaatggtaactactgaacttcctttgcccaaattgggaagatataaaatgactttggaactattttggGGAATTAGgactattttactgtttcagttgataaaCTTGATCctatcatagttatcttcataaatggcgatttatttttaaaatgagctggctacgatacccttctctggtcagatatggaatgtcagatatatatcctatccaacatagtaaacattcgaccctctgatttcacgtttattttttatgaatttttcaaaagtgccattttaacacacaagtctatggggaatgttttacgcgcgtgacgcCTATACAAATGTACACTCCTCTGACTCATGTCTGTGTCAGGAGTCAGCGAGGTGCATTCCGCACAAAACAAGTTCCACTCAAAATAATCTCAACTCATTCTCCTCAGGACGACACCCGTAGCACCAATAGAGGGCAGTACACCCTCTCGTTGTCATTTTGTCCATTTTtcaatggagagagagagaattttaCAAGTGTTTTTCACACACAACAAGTGCACCCACAATGACTACATCTCATTCTATCCATGAGTGCAACTAACAGCCAATAGAGGGCAgcagacctttccattcattgCCTGTCCAAAGGTTTCAATTTAACAGTTTTGAGATATACTAATTTGTCACAGGGAGGTATAGAGGAGCCTTCTCATCACAAAAGAATGACATCTGAAATCACCAAATCGTAATCATGTTTTAAGACATAAAAACTTGAAAGCATAATGCAAAAAACCTGAAATTTGGCTGTGATTTAAGAACCATATTAGACTTGCACATAGCTCTCAAGTCCAATAAGCATGATGCTCACGATGCTATAGTCtcaatttcgggggggggggcattctaGGGTCTACCAATGTAAGAGGGTCGAACATACCCCCCCTTCAcctgtgacaaaaaaaattgctgtTCTTGGTGTAAGCTTCTCATTTATCTTAAGACCATCAAACTTCCAAGAGAGTTAAATGCTCACAAGTACAACAGAAATACcacatcaataaaaatgattagTCCTCTGCAGGCTACAGCAAGGGATAATGTTTTAGTTTTTTCTGGAAAATTCTAGGGCAGCAATAATTTGCAagatataaatatcattttttagaTGGGTGAGTACAATTTTTACAAACAGGTGGTTGCACTTCTGCCACAATGAAATTGTGAATGTAGTGGGgtgtttttttcacattttttcccctttgttttgttcAAGTTTTTTTGACATTCTATCTCTCTTACCGATATGTTCGTCCACCTCATGTCCTATGACTTGTCCAAGTCTCTTCTGTTTATTGATGATTGCTGACAAGTCATCTAGACCTTGGTCttgttctgaaaaaaaaataaagataaaaataatatcacactCCCTCTCCTCCTAGGTGATTTACCAATGCCTTTCATTCCTACTCCTCTTCAATTCTAAATCTACTGCTGCTTGTCATCCTATTTGTATTGTCTAATATTCAATATAATGTGCCATCATGGgtgatttgaaattaatataatgcCAACTACGTGTCTGTCAACCTCTATCATTATTGTAATCACCATCCTCTTgtctccccctccctccttccTCCATtgtcctccttcttcctcttcatccTACTCCTCCTCCTTTATCTTCCTCTCcctcaatatcatcatcatcatcttcaccatcaccatcatcaccatcctcaccatcatcatcatcatcatcttcatcctcaccatcatcatcatcatcataaacatcatcatcatcaacatcatcatcatcatcatcatcatcatggcaaTCTTGGTCCCCCTATCATCTCAACCAGCGTTACCATCATTTAACATTAATAACGATCTGGGGTATGCTTttaattcatgatttacaaatcaCCTCAATCTGTGAATTCCATTTAAAATCTTGTTTAATTTACCCTGTATTATTCTCTGTTGTTCTTGTTGTAATTCATTGACTGATAGATTCCTTGTTTCTTCACTTACTCCTCCCCAGCCATCCTGAGCAAAGCCCGATGTACTTGGCAATAGACTTGttctgacaagaaaaaaaaaagttgtaatcCATAATGAAGTTTATATCAGATCATGAAGTCAAGTCAAGTGCAGATAAAATAGAATAAGACATTACGTGTTGGGATTGTAAACTGTGAATAGCATGGTcattatataaatgaataaaataattaatatgaaCCACTAGATTGAGTCAAGAAACACATATTGTTCAAGTGGATGGTCATGTATAAAGGATTTGTGGTTAATATTTGAATGAGAAacaacatcaaataaaaagaacaTGCAGTCAGTATGACAAGTgttcacaaaaaatatgtcGGCTATTAAAAGTTGGGTACCGTTCATGAAGCTCTTTGTCAAGAGCTCTTTGTCATTTGACTTACAAATGACAAATGGTTTTTAGCTGCAAAATTAGAttctaatacctcagtcacatttcccctatggcAGCCATAccgcgagtcaaaaacagccgtttgaacattttcttgtaccagctacatatagatGGTTCgaatacaaacaaataaaacagcTGCTTTCGACTTGCCGCACGGCCATCGTAGGGAAAACGTGACTGAGGTTTAAATTCTTTTAATTCTCATCAGCTATATGATCTTTGTAAAATTGTACATTAATTGTTTTGCTTGTTGTGTAAGTAATCATTTCAATACGAATTCTATCATTAGCCCTGTATTAATTAGGGGTATTCAGTCCCACTTTGTTTTACTACAAAGATGAATTTGGGGATACCTCATTTAGTTTATATGCACGTTTCAGTCTTTCATAAAGTCGGATGTAATTTATGAATAGCTTTTGGAAACATTACAGTGAATGATTGGCGAGTtgagtatgaaaaaaaattgagctacCTTTCAGGTGCTGAATATGTGACATCTTGCTTGAAAGAGTTTTGTAACATTTTCTCTTTGGCCTTCAGGTTATCTACCAATGCTCTCCTTCTGTCTGCCTCCCTCTGTGTTCTAAACAAAGACAGGATCTTGGTCAAGGAAAAATGAAGATTCACATCACTTTATGTTTGCTTTAAGCGCACAATGATATCATCATTGATAAGGGTCaaatccataaaataatcaaacttTTTGTACGTCCAATCCCCATTTGTCTCATGTACCGGTATTACTTCACtccataaactgaccaagtcatggtcccttgagaacattacagactgtctaAAGAACAataaatcagagacagaaattTTCATGAAGGCCCCAAATATAGGGGGTCtgatgtacatattttatggaattgccctaagGTTAATGTGGTGATGAAATATAAGGTTTATGAGAAGAGTGATTTTTATGAAGTCACAACAACCATATGTCCATTAACACACAGCTTTGTGAACCCCATCTATGTGTCATGTAGAAAATAAGACATAAAGATATGAAATTTTACCCACTAGTGCTGGAGAGCAACTGGTTATGTCAGAGAATTTAGAGAgaaattatctacatgtagatgtacataattatgaagAATCATCTTGTAAATAAATCACGCTGAAAAGGTAATATACCTAATTAAAATAAATCCTTACAGCTCACTGTATGAGGTGATGCTGTACTTTAAAAGACGAGGGTAAATCAGTCATCTACATCTAGCAGTAAATTTCAAAATCAACATGAGATTACATGTACTTCCAATCCATTCCCTGCATCAAATTTGAAAGTAGTTTAGATcacacatttacatgtatatgcatgaaAATTATGAAGACCTTGAATGAATTGACCTACATTTCAAGTTTTCAATAAGGTTGGTTGGTAAGGGTCTCTAGCTGGGAAAGGAATGATATTCATTGCTGAAATCAACCTTCCTGTAATGAACATCATTCAGCCTCTAAACCAACATTCAAAATTTACAATATTGTTAATTACATGAGCTACCTATCAATCAATATTGTGAATTTCACCAATTTGGAATCTTCTAAATCTGATATTCTAGTAGATAATCAatcaaatatcattatcatctatatagagtgTTTTAGCCATACATTAAAAACGTGTATTTTGGTCCACATCAATGAGCTACTTATCAATCAATATTGTGAATTTCACCAATTTGGAATCTTCTAAATCTGATATTCTAGTAGATAATCAATCAAATATCATCTATAGAGTGTTTTAGCcatacattaaaaacatgtattttggtctgcatcaattgcctgtGCAGTATCAGAGTGTATCCCTAAATATGACAAAAATCCGATGAATATCCAATAGGCTCGTGTACAAAATTTACCGTTGAGTATAAGACCATATTCACCAGTCTAGTGCGCATGCGcgaatgcatgaaatatacaacgcgtacaacaatgaaagcaatgcgatgTGCAGCATAGATCACAATTGCGCTCAATGAcatcataatgaactacatgtaagtcGCATGTCAATGACCAAAATTGATCCTAAATTGGTGATGTGAtaagtgatatgacttgttaaatcaaattttccctctttttttttttggggggaaaggataataattatattggatggctttatttcatgaaataccagaaatattccacctGTTAGGGTCAAaattccactcatctgcgatacgtggaatattttcccaaacgTTTGGagtatttctggtattccattctgagccaaccaatataatatgattatttcatggtggataaatttgtgattttgatttgataaattAAATTTTTTAGCAAGCCCAAAGCCAAGGCAGGCCAGTGTTTCCAGTTAGGAGGTTTGATCAGCCTTCTTCTcccttctcttttccttttcatctcctattttttcttgcttttgaaaattttaggggggttgATTGAACTCCGGAACCCCCTGACTACCGGCTTGTCTATCATGCCACTATGTGTAGGTGAATTCTTAAATCAAGCTAAAATAGAGtcagaaaattaattttggaatgaaaaccCTTTGACAGAGGGCTTTCACTACTTTTCAAAACAATAATTGATAAATCTAGGCAAATTTCATTATGACTCTAAAAAGTGCCAAGCTCAAATCACAGCACAATAAAATTTTATCTTAAGTTGCGGGGTTATAAATTGTAAAGGATACAAGTGGAATGAACTTGATGCTTTCTTGAGATTTTGATCCAATAGTTGAACATCCTGCTGATACCTCCTGATACGAGACCGGATTTCTGCATTAAtctggggaaaaaaaagaaaagatattgatgatgatctGGTAACATTCATTTACTCTCAATCACCAATCCCACATTCTAGTTTCAAACAAGCAGACAATCAGTAATTCTGTCAGAAGGCATGTAACCATGAAGGAACATCAAtttgaatgtcaatttttttttcctttaagttaAAGTGATCATTCAACAAGTCTTTCATATGCTTTTCATTGTGTGATCATCTACTAAAGACACGTACTGTTTACTTCATCTACACAACTCACAAAATGTTGTTAACTTGATGTGAATTCACAAGTAGAAAGAGATTTTCAGTATTCaagaaatatagaaaacatTGATACTGTGCGAGTAATACACAGGGTCAAAGATGAGTATAGAAATTGGTGAAGGGGGGTAATCCATTTATATTGAATGAACAGGAAGTACCAGTTTGGAGTTTGAACAATAGAGTAGGACCTTGGTTATTGTTTCCAACCATAAAGGTTGCATTAGCTAGCATTATAACTAGTGTCTGTAGACACAAGTCTTTGAAATATGTCAATGAGGTATTGAAAAGAGTGTTTAATATCTTAATACATTCAGAGCACAACCAGGAAAACAAATACCTTTGAGTAGTTTGAGCCACTTCTCTGCAGACCATCTCTTTCATTCAGCATTTCCATGATAGTTTGACCCAGACGAACACAGGCATCATGGTCTGTCAGCCTGGagattaaaaataagaaaaaataaatgaaatctaGAGATCTGCACTCAAGTTGAAGATGTGTTCATCTTTAAATGCTACAAAGCTGTTAGGAGTGAGAAAGATATGACCATGgtataatgaataaattaaaatattcataAGTTGGTTCTTGCCATGACTCTCCTGGAACCTGTTACTTTACTGAAGAGACATCTTGTTTAActaaaagataaattccagttgtgggaacgatctcaaaatgactttttacaaaatttaatataatgatcaccaaagtgtttgtttgtatgaataaaaaatatgtgccaaaggattctggaagaaattgtgtaattgctgagaaataagcaaaataagcgcggattcggtcacttccgtcgggtctttattccagcaataataatacactgtcccacgtgtgcctatctgtgttagcgatcttcagtgtgatagttttttagctagatattatgatttcacaaagttcagtttatgttactgtaccagatctagatccacgatgatatatcaatactttaccttggttttacagactttctcacgaaatcagtgttttactgcaactacgttcatttagctttaaattaAGTCTATCcagttattttcttttcttacatgtatattttcttttgaacaGTGGTATAAATTCATTAGCATTTGTCTTGGTCAGCTCTGTGAAGAATAATAGACCTATCAAGTTAAAGAGCAAACCTCAAAGGTTAAAGATAAaagccagttgtggtaatgatttcaaaatgaattcgaacagaatctaataaaataagttttaaaaaatatgtgcacaaaggctctggaagaaaatttgtgatttctgagaaattagcaaaataagcaaggCATTCCATCAAAATATCTGGTATTTGTCTTAGCAATATTAATAAACTGTCCCACATATGATTTTCTGTGTTGGTGATGTTCAGAGCTATTGATTTTAGCTAAGATTTCAGGATTTCACAAAGTTAAATCAATGTTTATGTGCCAGTTGGGCAATTccgtaaaataatcaacctttttgtacatccgacccccgtttttctcaagttttacttctcTTCATAAACTGaacaagtcatggtcatttgacaGCATTACAGGCTGTCAAAAGAACcaaaaatcagagacagaaaatttcatgaaggtcccaaaTATAGGGGgccggacgtacatattttatggaattgcccagttATAAACATATCATAATATAACGACAATTAAACTTGATttcaaagactttctcatgaaataattgtgtgctacacatgtacattgtacaaatacattttttacttttaagaaTAAGATGTTGATAacacaatcaatttttttttcattttcttatcaAAAACCTTCAAATTGATGTTTTAACAATGTTGTTTCGGAAAGATTTTATTTATGATAGTGTTAATTAGACcaatatttagaagaaaaaagacCCATGCACAAGGAACATTGCGTACATGTGAGACTCGTCCGTTAACAAATCTTGTATGACCCAACTACGGCTAGGAATCAGGAGAGGATTTTTGCTAATAATATTTGCTGATGACTCATTTAGTCTTGTGGGGGCTGGTGCCCTTAATATTTTGCTAGAGCTCCTGTGAGTAGTGTGCTgaccgggcttgccccttaaactgtcgGTAAACGGGGCAGCAAGCAGGAGGGCACCAGGCCCCACAGATGAAGCTAGGAATGACCTACGAATGATGcaaaaatatactttttatatttataagaCGTCTCATAATTTATAGACATCACCatttattatataatattatgTATTGCTCTGCACTTTCCACCTTCATCTGGTGTTTACCAATGTGATatgatgttgattttttttcaagttataCCATACCCCACGCAcccattcaatgaacaaggttatgatataatgtTCTCTGTTACTACTCTATGTGTggttattatattttattatttgtttggcgtcacctgtgcctgggaggtgaaaagcgaactgaatcactatgacccgcaggtctcttcTCCCGATAaaactgattggggggaatgcaggtggaccactacaccttaaataaggttggcaattcTCTTGTACTTGGGGACAAAAGCTTGATTTTTTGACATTGTCAGTTTTCATACAGCTACTCAATTATAACTTGGCCCTTGAGTAAAttgaattcttttattttttctacattaaaaatagagattgaaaaatgaaaattttcttgcaattttactTTATACCAATAGAGGGCATACACAAAactatgcccaaaattcaagtttttgagtgctctggtgaatacaaaaattatccCCAAGTTACTTATGAAAATTAAagtgcaactgtatggaaattagtatttttggtcacataagtgatattttaatgaaattcttAAATGTGTGTTGTCTactgcattggcataccatagtcctacatgtagattccccacaggcagggtggttgccactcattcaatgaacaaggttatgatataaccttgttctcagttatatctccatgtgtggcaaaataaggatggcaatgtttggcttattttctctttttctttgggacaaatgcttgatttttttacactgacagtttccattacacctattcgtcatacaacttggccctttagtaaatttgattctttaaattatttttttcttaattaaaaatagagatgaaaaatgaaaattttcttgccatattattttccaccaatagagggcgtacacaaaaatatgcccaaaattcaagtttttgagcgctctagtgaatacaaaaattattcccaagttacaaatgaaaaatagattgcaactgtatggaaattagtaattttggtcacaaaagtgatattttaatcattttttaaagtgtgtgctctgtacagcattggcatgccatagtccaacctgtagattccccacaggcaggatggttgcagtgaacaagtgggtgGTTGCAGTGAGAAAGTGACCccatggtgtgtgtgtgtgtgtattttgagttttgtcagatgtgtatcaatcagatatgattatttacgtctgggaacgacctttaacgtcaccatccgaaagacgtgaccagggcttgAACCTCTGCTCTGCATCAATTAGTAACTTCCCCACATggcttggattacaggcacatgccacaacgc
It contains:
- the LOC129269935 gene encoding syntaxin-8-like; the encoded protein is MAGFGGDAWLTDHDACVRLGQTIMEMLNERDGLQRSGSNYSKINAEIRSRIRRYQQDVQLLDQNLKKASSSFHLTQREADRRRALVDNLKAKEKMLQNSFKQDVTYSAPERTSLLPSTSGFAQDGWGGVSEETRNLSVNELQQEQQRIIQEQDQGLDDLSAIINKQKRLGQVIGHEVDEHIGKRDRMSKKLEQNKGEKM